Proteins encoded together in one Oenanthe melanoleuca isolate GR-GAL-2019-014 chromosome 7, OMel1.0, whole genome shotgun sequence window:
- the LOC130255472 gene encoding sodium channel protein type 2 subunit alpha-like isoform X4: MARAMLVPPGPDSFFYFTEESLAAIEKRIADEKFHCHPEEPTDDAGHEENSPEPNNDLEAGKTLPFIYGDIPPGMVSEPLEDLDPYYINKKTFIVLDGAKTIHRFSATPALYLLSPFNITRRLAIKILVHSWFNKVIMLTILANCVFMTWRNLPEWAKNVEYTFTGIYTFEFLVKVFARGFCINDFTCLRDPWNWLDFVVISFAYITEFVNLGNLSALRTFRVLRALKTISVIPGLKTIVGALIQSVKKLSDVMILTVFCLSVFALIGLQLFMGNLKNKCLFWPSVNSTAFKKYVVPYFNGTEFDWTAYINEESHFYRPGGAKDFLLCGNSTDAGKCPEEFICVKAGKNPNYGYTSFDTFSWAFLSLFRLMTQDYWENLYQLTLRAVGKSYMIFFVVVIFLGSFYLINLILAVVAMAYEEQNQATIVEAEQREADIKLTLEQLRKQQEEAQAIAAAAVEMTEYSCESGNAAPSDSSSDASKLSSKSAKERRNRRKKRRQRELSGEEDDMKDEKLPKSESDGSIKRKSFRFSFDGNRLTYGKPFTSPHQSSLSVHGSLFSPRPSSRTSLFSFIDDGREKGSENDFADDEHSMFEDTSSRRGSLFVPRRHGERRSSNISQASRSSRRLIAFPVNGKMHSSVDCNGVVSLVDGPPGLLSPTGQLLPESTTTEIETKNRRTSSYQIPMELLEDPDLRERAMSLADVITNRMEELEGSRKKCPPCWDKFAHTFLIWACCEPWLKVKSVVEFIVMDPFVDLAVTVCIVLNTLFMAMEHYPMTDQFAAVLTIGNLVFTGIFAAEMVLKIIAMHPFNYFQVGWNIFDSFIVTLSLVELFLSNVDGLSVLRSFRLLRVFKLAKSWPTLNMLIKIIGNSVGALGNLTLVLAIIVFIFAVVGMQLFGKRYKECVCKISSDCELPRWHMHDFFHSFLIVFRVLCGEWIETMWDCMEVADQAMCLIVFMMVMVIGNLVVLNLFLALLLSSFSSDNLTATDNDNEMNNLQIAVARIQKGIDHVKKKAGECVRKSCLGKQAAVNQRTATDQLRDERKYGISNCTTTELMIDANYGKNENGMATLIGGNDYASFINNPSLTVTVPIAVGESDFEHLNTEEFSSDSDLDESKEKVDFSSSSEGSTVNLAVFGEEKSETESEKASELQACFTEGCVQKFKCCKGNRDSTQGRIWWNLRKTCYKIVEHNWFESFIVFMILLSSGALAFEDIYIEKHKTVKILLDYADKIFTYVFILEMVLKWVAYGFQTYFTNAWCWLDFLIVDVSLVSLVATALGFSEFGAIKSLRTLRALRPLRALSRFEGMRVVVNALTGAIPSIMNVLLVCLTFWLIFSIMGVNLFAGKFYHCVNTTNDEMFTPQQVSNRSMCEDMSRSTGGVRWRNVKVNFDNVAIGYLSLLQVATFKGWMEIMYAAVDSTEAEKQPKYEDNLYMYLYFVAFIVFGSFFTLNLFIGVIIDNFNQQKKKLGGQDIFMTEEQKKYYNAMKKLGSKKPQKPIPRPVNKLQGLMFDIVTQQAFDITVMVLICLNMITMMIETDDQTELMQNILYWINLVFVVIFTGECVFKIFSLRYYYFTIGWNIFDFVVVILSIIGMFLAEVIEKYFVSPTLFRVVRLARIGRILRLIKGAKGIRTLLFALMMSLPALFNIGLLLFLVMFIYAIFGMSNFAYVKKEDGIDDMFNFETFGNSMICLFQITTSAGWNNLLNPILNSGEPDCNPNKTHPGSSVKGDCGNPSVGIFFFVSYIIISFLVVVNMYIAVILENFSVATEESAEPLGEDDFEMFYEVWEKYDPGATQFIEYSKLSDFAASLDPPLHIPKPNKVELIAMDLPVVSGDRIHCLDILFAFTKRVLGESGEMDALRIQMEDRFMASNPSKASYEPITTTLKRKQEEISATIIQRAYRRHLLRQSVKKLSFMYQKDGGDQLIKKDMIVGKLSENSSPEKMDMSASTTAPPSYDSVTKPEKEKYEDDKSEKEDKGKDRRGKKK, translated from the exons acatttatAGTACTGGATGGAGCGAAGACAATCCACAGGTTCAGTGCCACACCTGCCTTGTACCTTTTATCTCCTTTCAATATCACTAGAAGACTAGCTATTAAGATTTTGGTTCATTC ATGGTTCAACAAGGTCATTATGCTCACTATTTTGGCAAATTGTGTATTTATGACATGGAGGAATCTCCCAGAATGGGCGAAGAATGTAGA GTACACTTTCACTGGAATTTATACTTTTGAATTTCTAGTAAAAGTCTTTGCAAGAGGCTTCTGTATAAATGATTTTACTTGCCTTCGTGACCCCTGGAACTGGCTTGATTTTGTTGTCATTTCCTTTGC GTATATAACAGAATTTGTAAACCTAGGCAATCTTTCAGCTCTTCGAACTTTCAGAGTATTGAGAGCTTTGAAAACTATTTCTGTAATTCCAG GCTTGAAGACTATTGTTGGAGCCTTAATTCAGTCAGTGAAGAAGCTCTCGGATGTGATGATCCTGACTGTGTTTTGCCTGAGCGTATTTGCGCTGATAGGGCTGCAGCTGTTTATGGGCAACTTGAAGAATAAATGCCTGTTCTGGCCATCAGTAAATtcaacagcttttaaaaaatacgTAGTTCCATACTTTAATGGTACAGAATTTGATTGGACAGCGTACATTAATGAAGAAA gtcATTTCTATCGTCCAGGAGGAGCAAaggattttttgctttgtggCAATAGCACAGATGCAGG TAAATGCCCAGAAGAGTTTATCTGTGTGAAAGCTGGTAAAAACCCTAACTATGGATATACTAGCTTTGACACATTCAGCTGGGCTTTCTTGTCACTGTTCCGACTGATGACACAGGACTATTGGGAAAATCTTTATCAGTTG ACACTACGAGCTGTTGGCAAATCATACATGATATTTTTTGTTGTGGTGATTTTTCTGGGTTCCTTCTATTTGATTAACTTGATTTTGGCTGTGGTGGCCATGGCCTATGAAGAGCAAAACCAGGCAACTATTGttgaagcagagcagagggaggcagaCATTAAGCTGACACTTGAACAACTGCGGAAGCAGCAAGAAGAAGCTCAG GCAATAGCAGCAGCTGCAGTAGAGATGACTGAGTACAGCTGTGAAAGTGGGAATGCTGCACCCTCAGATAGTTCTTCAGATGCATCCAAACTTAGCTCAAAAAGTgccaaagaaaggagaaatagaaggaagaaaagaaggcaGAGAGAGCTCTCTGGAGAAGAGGATGACATGAAGGATGAAAAGCTTCCAAAATCTGAATCAGATGGCAGTATCAAAAGGAAAAGTTTCCGTTTTTCTTTTGATGGGAACAGACTAACTTATGGGAAGCCATTTACATCACCTCACCAG TCTTCGCTGAGTGTTCATGGCTCCCTGTTTTCTCCCAGGCCTAGTAGCAGAACAAGTCTTTTCAGTTTTATAGACGATGGAAGAGAGAAAGGGTCTGAGAATGACTTTGCTGACGATGAGCACAGCATGTTTGAGGATACCTCGAGCAGAAGAGGCTCTCTGTTTGTGCCGCGCAGGCACGGCGAACGGCGCAGCAGTAACATTAGCCAGGCCAGTAGGTCATCCAGAAGGCTGATAGCCTTCCCAGTGAATGGGAAGATGCACAGCTCTGTGGATTGCAATGGAGTGGTTTCCTTGGTGGATGGACCGCCAGGCCTGTTGTCTCCTACTGGACAGCTTCTGCCAGAG agcaCTAccacagaaatagaaacaaaaaacagacGTACAAGTTCGTATCAAATACCAATGGAGTTGCTGGAGGATCCTGATTTAAGGGAAAGGGCCATGAGTCTAGCTGATGTTATCACAAATAGAATGGAAG aacTTGAAGGATCCAGAAAAAAATGTCCACCTTGCTGGGATAAGTTTGCCCACACTTTCTTAATTTGGGCGTGTTGTGAGCCCTGGTTGAAAGTAAAGAGTGTAGTTGAATTCATTGTAATGGATCCATTTGTCGATCTGGCTGTCACTGTTTGCATAGTTTTAAACACACTATTTATGGCCATGGAACATTATCCAATGACTGATCAATTTGCTGCTGTACTTACAATAGGAAATCTG gtttttaCTGGAatttttgcagcagaaatggTTCTCAAGATAATTGCCATGCAtccttttaattatttccaAGTTGGCTGGAATATTTTTGATAGTTTTATAGTTACTCTTAGTTTGGTGGAACTCTTTTTGTCAAACGTGGATGGATTATCCGTTCTCCGATCATTCCGACTG ttgcGAGTTTTCAAATTGGCAAAATCTTGGCCAACCCTAAATATGCTGATTAAGATTATTGGCAACTCAGTGGGGGCTCTGGGGAACCTGACCCTGGTGCTGGCCATCATTGTGTTCATTTTCGCTGTGGTTGGGATGCAGCTGTTTGGGAAAAGGTACAAGGAATGTGTCTGCAAGATCTCCAGTGACTGTGAACTTCCTCGCTGGCACATGCACGACTTTTTCCACTCTTTCCTGATTGTATTCCGAGTGCTGTGTGGAGAATGGATAGAAACAATGTGGGACTGCATGGAGGTTGCAGACCAAGCCATGTGCCTTATTGTTTTCATGATGGTCATGGTGATTGGAAACCTAGTG gtaTTGAATCTTTTTCTGGCCTTGTTGCTGAGCTCGTTTAGTTCAGACAACCTTACTGCTACAGACAATGATAATGAAATGAACAACTTGCAGATTGCTGTTGCAAGAATTCAGAAGGGAATAGATcatgtgaagaaaaaagcagGTGAATGTGTCCGAAAGTCTTGTTTGGGAAAACAAGCTGCTGTAAATCAAAGAACAGCAACAGATCAGTTGCGTGATGAGAGAAAGTATGGCATTTCCAACTGTACCACCACTGAACTAATGATAGATGcaaattatggaaaaaatgaaaatggaatgGCCACTCTTATAGGTGGAAATGATTATGCATCATTCATAAACAACCCAAGCCTTACTGTTACAGTACCAATAGCTGTTGGAGAATCTGATTTTGAGCATCTGAATACAGAAGAGTTTAGCAGTGACTCAGATTTGGATGAAAGCAAGGAg aaggtAGATTTTTCCAGCTCGTCAGAAGGAAGTACAGTTAATTTAGCTGtctttggagaagaaaaaagtgaaactGAATCAGAAAAAGCATCAGAGCTACAGGCATGCTTTACAGAAG GCTGTGTACAGAAGTTTAAATGCTGTAAAGGCAATAGGGACAGCACACAAGGAAGAATCTGGTGGAATCTTCGGAAAACCTGTTACAAGATAGTAGAGCACAACTGGTTTGAATCATTCATTGTCTTCATGATTCTTCTCAGCAGTGGTGCTCTG GCTTTTGAAGATATATATATTGAAAAGCACAAGACTGTAAAAATCCTGCTGGACTATGCTGATAAAATCTTTACTTATGTCTTTATTCTGGAAATGGTGCTAAAATGGGTTGCCTATGGTTTTCAGACTTACTTCACTAATGCTTGGTGCTGGCTGGACTTCCTGATTGTCGAT GTCTCGTTGGTTAGCTTAGTAGCTACTGCTCTTGGTTTCTCAGAATTTGGTGCAATTAAATCCCTCCGAACATTAAGAGCTTTGAGACCTCTAAGAGCTTTGTCACGTTTTGAAGGCATGAgg GTGGTTGTGAATGCTCTTACTGGAGCAATCCCATCCATCATGAACGTACTTCTGGTTTGTCTTACATTCTGGCTAATTTTCAGCATCATGGGAGTAAATCTGTTTGCTGGCAAGTTCTATCACTGTGTTAACACCACAAATGATGAGATGTTCACACCACAGCAAGTCAGTAATAGAAGTATGTGTGAAGATATGAGCAGGAGTACTGGAGGTGTTCGGTGGAGAAATGTGAAAGTAAACTTTGATAATGTTGCAATTGGTTACCTTTCTCTGCTTCAAGTG GCAACCTTTAAAGGATGGATGGAAATTATGTACGCTGCAGTTGATTCTACAGAA GCAGAGAAACAGCCCAAGTATGAAGACAACCTGTACATGTACCTATACTTTGTGGCCTTTATAGTCTTTGGATCATTTTTCACCCTAAACTTATTCATTGGTGTCATCATAGATAACTtcaaccaacaaaaaaagaag CTTGGAGGTCAAGATATTTTCATgacagaagaacaaaagaaatactACAATGCAATGAAGAAGCTGGGATCCAAGAAACCACAAAAACCTATACCTCGGCCAGTG AACAAATTGCAAGGTCTGATGTTTGATATTGTAACACAGCAAGCATTTGACATCACTGTTATGGTTCTAATCTGTCTTAACATGATCACAATGATGATAGAAACAGATGACCAGACTGAACtgatgcaaaatattttgtattggATTAACTTGGTCTTTGTTGTCATTTTCACTGGTGAATGtgtcttcaaaatattttcactccGTTATTATTACTTCACCATTGGCTGgaatatttttgattttgtgGTTGTTATTCTTTCAATAATAG GTATGTTTCTAGCTGAGGTGATTGAGAAGTACTTTGTATCACCCACTTTGTTCAGAGTTGTTCGACTTGCCAGAATTGGTCGAATCCTGCGCCTCATTAAAGGCGCCAAGGGAATCCGCactctgctttttgctttgaTGATGTCTCTTCCTGCTTTGTTCAACAttgggctgctgctcttcctggtCATGTTCATCTACGCAATATTTGGCATGTCCAACTTTGCCTATGTCAAGAAAGAAGATGGGATTGATGACATGTTCAACTTTGAAACATTTGGCAACAGCATGATCTGCCTGTTTCAGATCACCACGTCCGCTGGCTGGAATAATTTGCTCAACCCAATTCTGAACAGTGGGGAGCCAGACTGTAACCCTAACAAAACTCATCCAGGGAGCTCTGTGAAAGGTGACTGTGGTAACCCTTCtgttgggattttcttttttgtcagcTACATTATCATATCCTTTCTGGTAGTGGTGAACATGTACATTGCTGTGATTTTGGAGAACTTCAGTGTTGCTACTGAAGAAAGCGCTGAACCCTTGGGCGAGGATGACTTTGAGATGTTCTACGAGGTTTGGGAAAAATATGATCCTGGTGCAACACAATTCATAGAATACAGCAAACTGTCTGATTTTGCAGCTTCTCTAGATCCTCCTCTTCATataccaaaaccaaacaaagtcGAGCTTATTGCAATGGATCTACCTGTGGTGAGCGGTGACAGAATTCACTGCCTTGACATCTTGTTTGCTTTCACAAAGCGTGTGTTAGGGGAAAGTGGGGAGATGGACGCTCTCAGAATACAGATGGAAGATCGGTTTATGGCATCCAACCCTTCTAAAGCTTCCTATGAACCAATTACAACCACACTGAAACGAAAGCAGGAGGAAATTTCTGCCACTATCATTCAGCGTGCTTACAGACGTCATCTTCTAAGACAGTCGGTAAAGAAACTTTCATTTATGTATCAGAAAGATGGGGGTGATCAGCTTATCAAAAAAGATATGATTGTTGGTAAGCTGAGTGAAAACTCATCTCCAGAGAAAATGGATATGTCTGCATCCACCACAGCTCCGCCTTCCTATGATAGTGTCACgaaaccagaaaaagaaaaatatgaagatgACAAAtcagaaaaggaagacaaaggaaaagacagaagaggaaagaaaaagtaa